Proteins encoded in a region of the Rutidosis leptorrhynchoides isolate AG116_Rl617_1_P2 chromosome 9, CSIRO_AGI_Rlap_v1, whole genome shotgun sequence genome:
- the LOC139865977 gene encoding agamous-like MADS-box protein AGL11 — MGRGKIEIKRIENNTNRQVTFCKRRNGLLKKAYELSVLCDAEISLIVFSSRGRVYEYGSNNIKSTIERYKKTKSSTPNQWSTEEINAQFYQQESKKLRQQIQMLQNTNRHLMGEGLGCLNVKELKQLETRLERGISRIRSKKNDMILAETEILQKREMELEHHNAFLRSKIAESESVQQLNMNAGHDYNAIQAYLARNSLQLNLMDPVEAVVHSAYSIPQKHSLHLG; from the exons ATGGGGAGAGGAAAGATTGAGATCAAGAGGATTGAGAACAACACGAATCGTCAGGTAACGTTTTGCAAAAGGCGAAACGGGCTTTTGAAGAAGGCTTACGAGCTTTCGGTTCTCTGTGATGCTGAAATCTCCCTCATTGTCTTCTCTAGCCGTGGAAGAGTCTACGAGTACGGCAGTAACAA CATCAAATCAACCATAGAGAGATACAAGAAGACAAAGTCAAGTACACCAAACCAATGGTCAACTGAAGAGATTAATGCTCAA TTTTATCAACAAGAGTCGAAGAAACTCCGACAGCAAATACAAATGCTTCAAAATACTAACAG GCATCTCATGGGTGAAGGTTTGGGCTGTTTAAATGTGAAGGAACTTAAGCAATTGGAGACCAGGCTTGAGAGAGGTATCTCAAGGATCAGGTCCAAGAAG AATGACATGATCCTTGCTGAAACTGAAATTTTGCAGAAGAGG GAAATGGAGCTGGAACATCACAACGCATTCTTACGCTCAAAG ATTGCTGAAAGTGAGAGTGTGCAGCAGCTAAACATGAATGCAGGACATGACTACAATGCGATACAAGCGTACCTTGCTAGGAACTCGCTTCAACTCAATTTAATGGATCCTGTGGAGGCGGTTGTTCATTCTGCGTACTCAATTCCGCAGAAACATTCTCTTCACCTTGGGTAA